One genomic window of Cheilinus undulatus linkage group 7, ASM1832078v1, whole genome shotgun sequence includes the following:
- the fam43a gene encoding protein FAM43A, with protein MLPWKKNKFDLIEEDKQSKQKGYAVSLNYSALTSFAKSCPESALNRVGSMFKSKRKKVKITSEDPTYTVLYLGNATTIQSKGDGCTDVAVSKIWGKSEMGKNGTKMRLTISSQGIRMVHVDDKARRPGHLYLLHRITYCVADPRLPKIFAWIYRHEMKHKAVMLRCHAVLVSKPEKAKAMALLLYQTSATALAEFKRLKRRDDARHQQQQLIGEQTIPLVPLRKLLNGQCYYKPPVERSRSAPKLGSITEDLIGEEEEEKAMHFECEDILDTVDDRVTNGKQELCQIINDLGEMSIGNDVQTLKADLRVTRLLSGESTGSESSIESNPEAPPQEVKAQEVA; from the coding sequence ATGCTGCCTTGGAAGAAGAATAAGTTCGACCTGATTGAGGAAGACAAGCAGTCCAAGCAGAAGGGCTATGCGGTGAGTCTCAACTACTCCGCGCTCACCTCTTTCGCCAAGTCCTGCCCTGAGAGCGCACTCAACAGAGTGGGCAGCATGTTCAAGTCCAAGAGGAAAAAGGTAAAGATCACAAGCGAGGACCCGACCTACACTGTGCTCTACCTGGGGAATGCCACTACCATCCAGTCCAAAGGAGACGGCTGCACGGACGTGGCAGTGAGCAAGATCTGGGGCAAGAGCGAGATGGGCAAGAATGGCACCAAGATGAGACTGACCATCAGCTCACAGGGAATCCGGATGGTGCATGTGGACGATAAGGCCAGGAGGCCGGGACACTTGTACCTGCTGCACCGGATAACTTACTGCGTCGCGGACCCCAGACTGCCCAAGATTTTTGCCTGGATATACAGGCACGAGATGAAGCACAAGGCCGTCATGCTGCGCTGCCACGCCGTGCTCGTGTCCAAGCCTGAGAAGGCAAAGGCCATGGCACTGCTGCTGTACCAGACCTCTGCCACAGCGCTGGCTGAGTTCAAAAGACTAAAACGGAGGGACGATGCACggcaccagcagcagcagctcataGGGGAACAAACCATCCCGTTGGTCCCCCTCAGGAAGCTGCTGAACGGACAGTGTTACTACAAACCACCGGTGGAGCGCAGCCGGAGCGCGCCCAAGCTTGGCTCCATCACAGAGGACTTGataggagaggaagaggaggagaaagcgaTGCACTTTGAGTGTGAGGACATTCTAGACACGGTCGATGATCGTGTCACAAACGGTAAACAGGAACTGTGTCAGATTATTAATGACTTGGGCGAAATGAGCATCGGAAACGATGTGCAGACACTGAAAGCTGATCTCAGAGTAACCAGACTTCTTTCTGGAGAGAGCACGGGGAGTGAATCCTCCATAGAGAGCAACCCTGAGGCACCTCCGCAGGAGGTAAAGGCGCAGGAAGTTGCCTGA